One region of Streptomyces subrutilus genomic DNA includes:
- a CDS encoding RNA polymerase sigma factor, which produces MLSPRHETGPPDLTTPEGFGAFYEEHIDAVLGFVTRRVADPHLAADLTADVFLAAMGSARGYRPDRGAPIAWVFGIARNVLSGHARGLARESGALARLSGRRLLDEEDVAALEERIDAQRAFRDLAERHTALSEPLRAALDLVVLDQLTPAEAAQARRHPGDDPRPPAPRAARAARPGLPDRTPVGGSPMSTRPSGFEERLKAALLARLPEAAPAAPARSFARRYGIPLAVGLATAAVAAVMTLPGSTRTGPPPAGSPSPSASDAPEIKKDPDGSLRFKLPAHDQIPALVEELRELGVQAVLVPKRPRSQCSEPGGGYRGPQADPEAEIMQSGNDDFDFKVNAKTVPAGYTLTFDWADYHPLGERGISFGVIETSKVPACSIDYSEGLEAALKARSEPPKDLGKTIEVAAPAPDELPELVRRLQAQGVSVAVTEKKPSSECPHVGGGYRGPQADPEAELNRAGDRATLKINSKTVPPGYTLVFSKPARPSSPYARVGFGVKEASKVTPCEIDFSSSDEEQAR; this is translated from the coding sequence GTGCTCAGCCCACGACACGAGACCGGGCCACCGGATCTCACCACGCCCGAGGGGTTCGGGGCGTTCTACGAGGAACACATCGACGCCGTGCTCGGCTTCGTCACCCGCCGGGTCGCCGACCCGCACCTGGCGGCGGACCTGACGGCCGACGTCTTCCTCGCCGCGATGGGATCGGCCCGCGGCTATCGGCCCGACCGGGGAGCGCCGATCGCCTGGGTGTTCGGCATAGCCCGCAACGTCCTGTCGGGCCACGCCCGCGGGCTGGCCCGCGAGAGCGGCGCACTGGCCCGGCTGAGCGGGCGCCGCCTGCTCGACGAGGAGGACGTGGCGGCGCTGGAGGAGCGCATCGACGCCCAGCGGGCCTTCAGGGACCTGGCCGAGCGCCACACCGCTCTCTCCGAGCCCCTGCGCGCCGCCCTCGACCTGGTCGTGCTCGACCAGCTCACCCCGGCCGAGGCCGCCCAGGCCCGGCGTCACCCAGGCGACGATCCGCGTCCGCCTGCACCGCGCGCGGCGCGCGCTGCGCGCCCCGGACTCCCTGACCGAACACCAGTTGGAGGCAGCCCGATGAGCACCCGGCCCAGCGGCTTCGAGGAGCGGCTGAAGGCCGCCCTCCTGGCCCGTCTCCCGGAGGCAGCGCCCGCGGCCCCCGCCCGGTCCTTCGCCCGGCGATACGGCATCCCGCTCGCGGTGGGCCTCGCCACGGCCGCCGTCGCCGCCGTCATGACCCTGCCGGGCAGCACCCGCACCGGCCCGCCGCCCGCCGGCTCGCCGAGCCCCTCGGCCTCCGACGCGCCCGAAATCAAGAAGGATCCGGACGGATCGCTCCGGTTCAAGCTGCCCGCGCACGACCAGATACCGGCGCTCGTGGAGGAGTTGAGGGAACTGGGGGTTCAGGCCGTACTGGTCCCGAAGCGGCCGCGGTCCCAGTGCTCGGAGCCCGGCGGCGGGTACCGCGGCCCGCAGGCCGACCCCGAGGCCGAGATCATGCAGTCCGGCAATGACGACTTCGATTTCAAGGTCAACGCGAAGACGGTCCCGGCGGGCTACACGCTCACGTTCGACTGGGCGGATTACCACCCGCTGGGGGAGCGGGGGATCAGCTTCGGCGTGATCGAGACCTCCAAGGTCCCCGCGTGCTCGATCGACTACTCCGAGGGCTTGGAAGCAGCCCTCAAGGCCAGGTCCGAGCCCCCGAAGGACCTCGGCAAGACGATCGAGGTCGCCGCGCCCGCGCCTGACGAACTGCCCGAACTGGTGCGGCGGCTCCAGGCCCAGGGGGTCAGCGTCGCGGTGACCGAGAAGAAGCCGTCGTCGGAGTGCCCGCACGTGGGTGGCGGCTACCGAGGTCCCCAGGCCGACCCCGAGGCCGAGCTGAACCGTGCGGGTGACAGGGCCACGTTGAAGATCAACTCGAAGACGGTCCCGCCGGGCTACACGCTCGTCTTCTCGAAGCCGGCCAGGCCGTCGAGCCCCTACGCACGAGTCGGGTTCGGCGTGAAGGAGGCCTCTAAGGTCACGCCCTGCGAGATCGATTTCTCCTCGAGCGACGAGGAACAGGCGCGATGA
- a CDS encoding SDR family oxidoreductase, with amino-acid sequence MDWFEQLEETPATEGLCLLTVVSPRKREGSSPTGIIGRHVARQLLEAGRQVRVLAEPSQCDGWPESVEVVEGSITQPLECAQAFDDVGAVFLAGAHPSTVQEALSLARNAGAGRVVVLSSHGPEYEEAYPPETWFWLAIEKAAERSGLVWTHLRPSAVMGALIEGTYPATGADWPDTIRATAVVREAFLEQGRYPFIHEEDLAAVAVAALLSHEHAGTIIEGVGLPLSTRSRIESIAAALGHDIDTVDLRPDESRAVWQRLGWPDSAIDVTLYALKEYGTRYAELVQWTLDQRPTVKSIIGRPLRSYAEWVSENIDVFR; translated from the coding sequence GTGGACTGGTTCGAGCAGCTTGAAGAGACTCCAGCAACCGAAGGGCTTTGCCTGCTGACCGTCGTCAGCCCGCGCAAGCGCGAAGGCAGCAGCCCCACCGGGATCATCGGACGACACGTGGCACGACAGCTGCTTGAGGCGGGCAGGCAGGTACGGGTGTTGGCGGAGCCGAGCCAGTGCGATGGCTGGCCCGAGAGCGTTGAAGTGGTGGAAGGGTCCATCACCCAGCCACTTGAGTGTGCCCAGGCCTTCGATGACGTCGGCGCGGTGTTCCTCGCCGGCGCCCATCCGTCGACGGTGCAGGAGGCCCTCTCGCTGGCGCGAAACGCCGGCGCGGGAAGGGTTGTCGTGCTGTCGTCCCACGGGCCGGAGTACGAGGAGGCCTATCCGCCGGAGACCTGGTTCTGGCTCGCGATCGAGAAGGCGGCGGAGCGTTCGGGCCTCGTGTGGACCCATCTCCGCCCATCGGCCGTGATGGGGGCTCTCATCGAGGGCACCTATCCGGCGACGGGGGCGGACTGGCCCGACACCATCCGGGCCACTGCGGTGGTACGGGAAGCCTTCCTCGAACAGGGCAGGTACCCCTTCATCCATGAAGAGGACCTCGCCGCCGTAGCAGTCGCCGCCCTGCTCAGCCATGAGCACGCCGGCACGATTATCGAGGGGGTCGGGCTGCCTCTGAGCACGCGGTCACGGATAGAGAGCATCGCCGCCGCTCTTGGCCACGACATCGATACCGTCGACCTGCGACCCGATGAGAGCCGGGCCGTCTGGCAGCGCCTCGGCTGGCCCGACAGCGCCATCGACGTGACCCTGTACGCGCTGAAGGAGTACGGCACCCGATACGCCGAGCTCGTGCAGTGGACACTCGACCAGCGGCCGACCGTGAAGAGCATCATCGGTCGGCCATTGCGCTCGTATGCCGAATGGGTGAGCGAGAACATCGACGTTTTTCGGTGA
- a CDS encoding DUF1203 domain-containing protein, with translation MTITYAPLALTSTTLKELRVRDDAGRSMCPYVDGEGGAPLRCCFRLSAVGDRIALVSYAPLRRWAAETGAEPGAYDEQGPVFIHAEDCGGPQADGTGFPWAPPGALRALRRYDSRGYITGGRLVELPDAAESALDRALTEAFADPDTAQVHVRAVEYGCYLFRVDRP, from the coding sequence ATGACGATCACCTACGCGCCTCTGGCACTCACCTCCACCACCCTCAAGGAGCTCCGCGTCCGCGACGACGCCGGGCGTTCGATGTGCCCGTACGTGGATGGGGAAGGAGGTGCTCCGCTCCGCTGCTGCTTCCGGCTCAGCGCGGTGGGCGACCGGATCGCCCTCGTCTCCTACGCCCCCCTGCGCCGCTGGGCGGCGGAGACGGGCGCCGAACCCGGAGCGTACGACGAGCAGGGGCCCGTCTTCATCCACGCTGAGGACTGCGGTGGGCCGCAAGCCGACGGCACCGGCTTTCCGTGGGCCCCTCCGGGCGCTCTGCGTGCCCTCCGCCGCTACGACAGCCGGGGATACATCACGGGCGGCCGCCTCGTGGAACTGCCGGACGCCGCCGAATCGGCCCTCGACCGCGCCCTCACCGAAGCCTTCGCCGACCCGGACACCGCCCAGGTACATGTAAGGGCAGTCGAATACGGCTGCTACCTCTTCCGCGTGGACCGGCCCTGA
- a CDS encoding 4'-phosphopantetheinyl transferase family protein produces MRTERLHQHLGLTPRTGYRPAAGHADVWLLRAAPHLAAVARENITVLSPEEQHRARELPTPHGQDTYLVAHLALRTLLGKCLGQPPAQVALARADCPLCQQPHGRPALQHTSGLHFSLSHARDQIMIGLARTPIGVDIEAADRVRMETLIRRLHPAEHTAIKALPADRRRDALVRCWTRKEAYLKGLGTGLATPPHQVNVGTGLTRHDEDELADRNGWTLTAVTAPAGYAASLALLVPPGTRVRTTIRTRAAHPGPPRRPLVAEHRPNPYRRIKTPPRAPEPLRAG; encoded by the coding sequence ATGCGCACCGAGAGGCTGCACCAACACCTCGGCCTCACCCCCCGCACCGGGTACCGGCCCGCGGCAGGCCACGCCGACGTCTGGCTCCTGCGCGCCGCCCCTCACCTCGCGGCAGTCGCCCGGGAGAACATCACCGTCCTCAGCCCCGAAGAGCAGCACCGTGCCCGCGAGCTCCCCACCCCGCACGGCCAGGACACCTACCTCGTCGCCCACCTGGCCCTGCGCACGCTGCTCGGCAAGTGCCTCGGACAGCCCCCGGCCCAGGTCGCCCTCGCGCGGGCAGACTGCCCCCTGTGCCAGCAACCCCACGGACGACCCGCCCTCCAGCACACCTCGGGCCTCCACTTCTCCCTGTCCCACGCCCGCGACCAGATCATGATCGGCCTGGCCCGCACGCCGATCGGCGTCGACATCGAAGCCGCCGACCGTGTCCGGATGGAGACGCTGATCCGCCGACTCCACCCGGCCGAACACACCGCCATCAAGGCCCTCCCCGCCGACCGGCGCCGCGATGCGCTGGTCCGATGCTGGACACGCAAGGAGGCCTACCTCAAAGGCCTGGGAACAGGCTTGGCCACCCCGCCCCACCAGGTCAACGTGGGGACCGGACTGACCCGGCACGACGAAGACGAACTCGCCGACCGAAACGGCTGGACCCTCACCGCAGTCACCGCACCGGCCGGCTACGCAGCCTCCCTGGCGCTCCTGGTCCCGCCCGGAACCCGCGTCCGCACCACAATCCGGACACGAGCCGCCCACCCGGGCCCACCCCGCAGACCACTCGTCGCGGAACACCGGCCCAACCCGTACCGCCGAATCAAGACGCCACCGCGCGCGCCGGAACCGCTACGAGCCGGATGA
- a CDS encoding flavin reductase family protein: MAHSTVPRGNHVDGPRTPEAHRDHFRHLMGELPAGVTVLTTMSPDGPMGMTTSAVTSLSMNPPMILACLTSTSTTLAGILSHGTFAINILTDAMTDTSDRFAHGPVLERFTAVPHRLVDGLPLLEDTAGAAICQVAATHPGGDHTILTATVTRTLHGEGSPLLRHRAAYRSIR; the protein is encoded by the coding sequence ATGGCCCACAGCACCGTCCCCCGCGGAAACCACGTCGACGGCCCCCGCACGCCCGAAGCGCACCGGGACCACTTCCGCCACCTGATGGGCGAACTGCCCGCAGGGGTAACGGTGCTCACCACGATGTCACCCGACGGACCCATGGGCATGACCACCAGCGCCGTCACCTCGCTGTCCATGAACCCGCCCATGATCCTGGCCTGCCTGACCAGCACCTCCACCACCCTGGCGGGCATCCTCAGCCACGGAACCTTCGCGATCAACATCCTCACCGACGCCATGACCGACACCTCCGACCGCTTCGCCCACGGCCCGGTCCTGGAACGCTTCACCGCCGTGCCCCACCGCCTCGTCGACGGTCTCCCCCTGCTGGAGGACACGGCCGGAGCAGCCATCTGCCAGGTCGCCGCCACCCACCCCGGAGGCGACCACACCATCCTCACCGCCACCGTCACCCGCACGCTCCACGGCGAAGGCTCCCCCCTCCTCCGCCACCGCGCCGCCTACCGCAGCATCCGCTAG
- a CDS encoding AMP-binding protein, producing MTTATQPLLDYTRLAAHTAGLAFLDSRGVTGELTYADLATKAHTAAAALHSRGLRPGDRAVLPMPSGPDYFTALAGCLLAGIAPCTVVIPNNPHDTESAGMRQFAAVLSVVRPAAVITIDRDTAKLLAAGPGPLHLHPDDLRHAPPDSYQPAIPGPDTVHHIQLTSGSTSAPKAAALTYAQVTANVHAILDIFDLTPGHDRLCNWLPLHHDMGFVVALSALHSGTPLDSMSPMSFLRDPLSWLRHISQRGVTLTSGPPFGYRTAVERHRRNPAEDLDLSRLRQAHVGAEPIPYSVLADFRDTFAPHGLAADTLMPCYGMAETVLVATMSLKHHPTTDHSWGRVKALRLDREALHHHNTITDARDDRPDITVVACGQPVGGLTTAIRHPDGTACQDNEIGEIHLHGDSVMAGYLDPDGQPTVLPDRTHATGDLGFHRDGDLYIVGRIKEMLIVRGRNLPPYDVEQTIETLPAVGAGNSAVFSHADNDGEHVIAVIETRAPADQADALRLEIATLVRQTFGFSPREIILVRRGRIPRTTSGKRQRAQLRQQYLTGGLS from the coding sequence ATGACCACCGCCACCCAGCCCCTGCTGGACTACACCCGCCTCGCCGCCCACACAGCCGGCCTGGCCTTCCTCGACTCCCGCGGCGTCACCGGCGAACTCACCTACGCCGACCTCGCCACCAAGGCCCACACCGCAGCCGCAGCCCTCCACAGCCGCGGCCTGCGGCCGGGCGACCGGGCCGTGCTGCCCATGCCCTCCGGCCCCGACTACTTCACCGCCCTGGCAGGCTGCCTCCTCGCCGGCATCGCCCCCTGCACCGTGGTGATCCCCAACAACCCGCACGACACCGAATCCGCCGGCATGCGCCAGTTCGCCGCCGTCCTGTCCGTCGTACGCCCGGCAGCCGTCATCACCATCGACCGGGACACCGCCAAGCTCCTCGCCGCCGGCCCCGGCCCGCTCCACCTCCACCCAGACGACCTGCGGCACGCACCGCCGGACTCCTACCAGCCCGCCATCCCGGGCCCGGACACCGTCCACCACATCCAGCTCACCTCCGGTTCGACCTCCGCGCCGAAAGCCGCCGCCCTCACCTACGCCCAGGTCACCGCCAACGTCCACGCCATCCTGGACATCTTCGACCTCACCCCCGGCCACGACCGGCTCTGCAACTGGCTGCCCCTCCACCACGACATGGGCTTCGTCGTCGCCCTCAGCGCACTCCACAGCGGCACCCCCCTGGACTCGATGTCCCCCATGAGCTTCCTGCGCGACCCGCTGTCCTGGCTGCGCCACATCTCCCAGCGCGGCGTCACCCTCACCAGCGGCCCTCCGTTCGGCTACCGCACCGCCGTCGAACGCCACCGCCGCAACCCCGCCGAAGACCTGGACCTCTCCCGGCTGCGCCAAGCCCACGTCGGCGCCGAGCCCATCCCCTACAGCGTCCTCGCCGACTTCCGCGACACCTTCGCCCCCCACGGACTCGCCGCCGACACGTTGATGCCCTGCTACGGCATGGCCGAGACCGTCCTGGTCGCCACCATGTCCCTCAAGCACCACCCCACCACCGACCATTCCTGGGGCCGGGTCAAGGCCCTGCGCCTCGACCGCGAAGCCCTCCACCACCACAACACGATCACCGACGCCCGCGACGACCGCCCCGACATCACCGTCGTCGCCTGCGGACAGCCGGTCGGCGGTCTCACCACAGCCATCCGCCACCCCGACGGCACCGCCTGCCAGGACAACGAGATCGGCGAGATCCACCTCCACGGCGACTCCGTCATGGCCGGCTACCTCGACCCCGACGGCCAACCCACCGTCCTCCCCGACCGCACCCACGCCACCGGAGACCTCGGCTTCCACCGCGACGGAGACCTCTACATCGTCGGCCGCATCAAGGAAATGCTCATCGTCCGCGGCCGCAACCTGCCCCCGTACGACGTCGAGCAGACCATCGAAACGCTCCCCGCCGTCGGCGCCGGCAACAGCGCCGTCTTCTCCCACGCCGACAACGACGGCGAACACGTCATCGCCGTCATCGAAACCCGCGCCCCCGCCGACCAGGCCGACGCCCTGCGCCTGGAGATCGCCACCCTCGTACGCCAGACCTTCGGCTTCAGCCCCCGCGAAATCATCCTCGTCCGCCGCGGCCGGATCCCCCGCACCACCAGCGGCAAGCGCCAACGCGCCCAACTGCGCCAGCAGTACCTCACGGGAGGCCTGAGCTAA
- a CDS encoding acyl carrier protein — MTTVQPTEAQITATLKTALTDVLEPADLAHVDLDAIGPHTPLLSLPLDSITLVGAMSRIETEYRVFIPEQKAFAFKTVADLAGFVQERVQAKAARTAQ; from the coding sequence GTGACCACCGTCCAGCCCACCGAAGCGCAGATCACCGCCACCCTCAAGACGGCCCTCACCGACGTCCTGGAGCCCGCCGACCTCGCCCACGTCGACCTCGACGCCATCGGCCCCCATACCCCGCTGCTCAGCCTCCCGTTGGACTCGATCACCCTCGTCGGCGCCATGAGCCGCATCGAGACCGAGTACCGCGTCTTCATCCCCGAGCAGAAGGCGTTCGCCTTCAAGACCGTCGCCGACCTCGCCGGGTTCGTCCAAGAACGCGTCCAGGCCAAAGCCGCCCGCACCGCCCAGTGA
- a CDS encoding acyl-CoA dehydrogenase family protein, producing MVDLALSTDQQDIVDEARAAARAFLAPRATQYDRDAAFPRANITDLHEAGLLGLLIPTEYGGTGADLTSWALAVAELAEACGSTALIFAMHSSAARLLAADAPTNPYAAQVLKEVTTEGKLLSFGFSEPGTGGNILNPQLRATADGDRIHLKGTKAFCTGAGHADYYVINGHSGETDFRRSQTMAVLPADQPGLTVKEVWDAMGMRANSANTLLLDCHIPLHGAVGGPGGGMAHLPHALPALTLGLSAASLGIARACQAFADHHVMTRTLAPTGRPLAAFQAVRLHVADIATHVHTARLALLHGAWTAENDPLEVLSVLNTTKYICNKAAIDVADTAMQVTGGHGFLRANPLERHYRDARAGAVMGSNLDALRDAIGKAALGLDPRSDTITAPTGEPRP from the coding sequence GTGGTCGACCTCGCCCTGAGCACCGATCAGCAAGACATCGTCGACGAGGCCCGAGCCGCCGCCCGCGCCTTCCTCGCACCCCGCGCCACGCAATACGACCGCGACGCCGCCTTCCCCCGCGCCAACATCACCGACCTCCACGAAGCCGGCCTCCTCGGCCTGCTCATCCCCACCGAGTACGGCGGCACCGGCGCCGACCTGACCTCCTGGGCGCTGGCCGTCGCCGAACTCGCCGAGGCCTGCGGATCCACCGCCCTGATCTTCGCCATGCACTCCAGCGCCGCCCGCCTCCTGGCCGCCGACGCCCCCACCAACCCGTACGCCGCCCAGGTCCTCAAGGAAGTCACCACCGAGGGCAAACTCCTCAGCTTCGGCTTCTCCGAACCCGGCACCGGCGGCAACATCCTCAACCCCCAGCTGCGCGCCACCGCCGACGGCGACCGGATCCACCTCAAGGGGACGAAGGCCTTCTGCACCGGCGCCGGACACGCCGACTACTACGTCATCAACGGCCACAGCGGCGAAACCGACTTCCGACGCTCCCAGACCATGGCCGTCCTCCCCGCCGACCAGCCCGGCCTCACGGTCAAGGAAGTCTGGGACGCGATGGGCATGCGCGCCAACAGCGCCAACACCCTCCTGCTGGACTGCCACATCCCCCTCCACGGCGCCGTCGGCGGCCCCGGCGGCGGCATGGCCCACCTGCCCCACGCCCTGCCCGCCCTCACCCTCGGCCTGTCCGCGGCCTCCCTCGGCATCGCCCGCGCCTGCCAGGCCTTCGCCGACCACCACGTCATGACCCGCACCCTGGCCCCCACCGGCCGGCCCCTCGCCGCGTTCCAGGCCGTCCGCCTGCACGTCGCCGACATCGCCACCCACGTGCACACCGCACGCCTCGCGCTCCTGCACGGTGCCTGGACCGCCGAGAACGACCCCCTGGAAGTCCTCAGCGTCCTCAACACCACCAAGTACATCTGCAACAAAGCCGCCATCGACGTCGCCGACACCGCCATGCAGGTCACCGGCGGCCACGGCTTCCTGCGCGCCAACCCGCTGGAGCGCCACTACCGCGACGCCCGCGCCGGCGCCGTCATGGGCAGCAACCTCGACGCTCTCAGAGACGCGATCGGCAAGGCCGCCCTCGGCCTGGACCCGCGCAGCGACACCATCACCGCACCCACAGGAGAGCCCCGACCGTGA
- a CDS encoding peptidase U32 family protein produces the protein MSDTAHISDQFALAPPHTLHEAPFVSHPDPATARQVEINAPVRNLQMLELQIAGGASEVYLAHRSPAGVSFDALPGRRDGDPTQISNPRLLKSIIKQAHDAGLRVHLAADAPAVPADLRDAYLAHVTQGIEAGADSVMVASLPAARQVRDAHPAIPLTAAGGMGVTTTAFAQHLRDTYAIGRIVTPHAAGLDEIAAFCALDGIEVEVPVQTGSGADCHSCRLPDQQGVGLGCRAGYRDDDEPGADLGGFLDGASDCALCDIPSLAALGVKALQIPGRESPIVRQNAKITQMYRRALNGVEKGWSTRRTIEDIDRIELTWQMGWVPRMCEQQRCRFRDTPRRRAHV, from the coding sequence GTGTCTGACACCGCCCACATCAGCGACCAGTTCGCGCTCGCACCCCCGCACACCCTCCACGAGGCACCGTTCGTCTCCCACCCCGACCCCGCCACCGCCCGACAGGTGGAGATCAACGCCCCCGTACGCAACCTGCAGATGCTCGAACTGCAGATCGCGGGCGGCGCCAGCGAGGTCTACCTCGCACACCGCTCCCCGGCAGGCGTCAGCTTCGACGCCCTGCCGGGCCGGCGGGACGGCGACCCCACCCAGATCTCCAACCCGCGCCTGTTGAAATCGATCATCAAGCAGGCGCACGACGCGGGCCTGCGCGTCCACCTGGCCGCCGACGCACCAGCTGTCCCGGCCGACCTGCGCGACGCCTACCTCGCGCACGTCACCCAGGGCATCGAAGCCGGAGCCGACAGCGTCATGGTCGCCTCCCTCCCCGCCGCGCGTCAGGTCCGCGACGCCCACCCCGCCATACCGCTCACCGCGGCCGGCGGCATGGGCGTCACCACCACCGCCTTCGCCCAGCACCTGCGCGACACCTACGCCATCGGCCGCATCGTCACCCCGCACGCCGCCGGCCTGGATGAGATCGCCGCGTTCTGCGCCCTGGACGGCATCGAGGTCGAAGTGCCCGTGCAGACCGGCTCCGGCGCCGACTGCCACTCCTGCCGCCTGCCCGACCAGCAAGGAGTCGGCCTCGGCTGCCGCGCCGGCTACCGCGACGACGACGAACCGGGTGCCGATCTGGGCGGGTTCCTCGACGGGGCCTCCGACTGCGCCCTGTGCGACATCCCCTCCCTGGCCGCCCTCGGCGTCAAAGCCCTCCAGATCCCCGGCCGGGAAAGCCCCATCGTCCGCCAGAACGCCAAGATCACCCAGATGTACCGGCGCGCCCTGAACGGCGTCGAAAAGGGCTGGAGCACCCGTCGGACCATCGAGGACATCGACCGCATCGAACTGACCTGGCAGATGGGCTGGGTACCCCGCATGTGCGAACAGCAGCGCTGCCGCTTCCGCGACACCCCACGCCGCCGAGCACACGTGTGA
- a CDS encoding cysteine desulfurase family protein gives MTHPSSVPSPSLPSEDETGIYLDNAATTPICDPARQAVVDGMTITGNPSSRHEAGDQAKEALDASRRQLAALLNCTPDEVVFTAGGSEADALAICGTVLAADSPVHLITTAIEHSAVLEACELARKLGAEVTVVHPDSQGWIDPATIRRALRPHTALISVMQVNNETGVIQPVGEIADIAHRAGALLHTDAVQAAGKLPLPADADLVSVSAHKFYGPKGIGALKVADHVRLAPLIRGGSQERGLRAGTENVPGILGMAAAARTALTHLDDPVVQAHRYALRDALLRGLEKAGGFHINGDGAPTLPDTLNISFAGLRGDTLVDVLAVHGVCVSAGSACHAGSDSPSHVLTAMGIGAERAKAAIRFSTGHTTTLTEVEEAARLTVAAVARLRALGPITQRASRV, from the coding sequence ATGACGCACCCCTCGTCTGTTCCTAGCCCGTCCCTCCCCAGCGAGGACGAGACGGGCATCTATCTCGACAACGCCGCCACCACCCCGATCTGCGACCCGGCCCGCCAGGCCGTCGTCGACGGCATGACGATCACGGGGAACCCCTCCAGCCGCCACGAGGCCGGAGACCAGGCCAAGGAGGCCCTCGACGCCTCCCGCCGGCAGCTCGCCGCCCTGCTGAACTGCACACCCGACGAGGTCGTCTTCACCGCCGGCGGATCCGAAGCCGACGCGCTGGCAATCTGCGGAACCGTCCTGGCCGCGGACAGCCCCGTGCACCTGATCACCACCGCCATCGAGCACTCGGCCGTCCTCGAAGCCTGCGAACTCGCCCGCAAGCTCGGCGCCGAGGTCACCGTCGTCCACCCCGACAGCCAGGGCTGGATCGACCCCGCCACCATCCGCCGGGCACTGCGCCCGCACACCGCCCTGATCTCCGTGATGCAGGTCAACAACGAGACCGGCGTCATCCAGCCCGTCGGCGAGATCGCCGACATCGCCCACCGCGCGGGCGCGCTCCTGCACACCGACGCCGTCCAGGCCGCCGGCAAGCTCCCCCTCCCCGCGGACGCCGACCTCGTCTCCGTCTCCGCCCACAAGTTCTACGGGCCCAAGGGCATCGGAGCCCTCAAGGTCGCCGACCACGTCCGCCTCGCCCCGCTCATCCGCGGCGGCAGCCAGGAACGCGGCCTGCGCGCCGGCACCGAAAACGTCCCCGGCATCCTCGGCATGGCCGCCGCCGCCCGCACCGCCCTCACCCACCTCGACGACCCCGTCGTCCAGGCCCACCGCTACGCCCTGCGCGACGCGCTGCTGCGCGGCCTGGAGAAAGCCGGCGGCTTCCACATCAACGGCGACGGCGCACCCACCCTGCCCGACACCCTCAACATCTCCTTCGCCGGCCTGCGCGGCGACACCCTCGTCGACGTCCTGGCCGTGCACGGGGTGTGCGTCTCCGCCGGCTCCGCCTGCCACGCCGGCAGCGACAGCCCCTCCCACGTCCTGACCGCCATGGGCATCGGCGCGGAGCGGGCCAAGGCCGCCATCCGGTTCAGCACCGGCCACACCACCACGCTCACCGAGGTGGAGGAGGCCGCCCGCCTCACCGTCGCCGCCGTCGCCCGGCTCCGCGCCCTCGGCCCGATCACCCAACGGGCCAGCCGTGTCTGA
- a CDS encoding iron-sulfur cluster assembly scaffold protein: protein MPRYSPTVVDHFTNPRNPGEVENPDVTAFIGNPVCGDQIMLTANVTDGTVTDIRFRAHGCAASLATASVLTEALLSQPLDSVEGWDDEHVEMLLGRLSPDQRHVSALGRQVAQRLLRNHREGAADDAPLVCS, encoded by the coding sequence ATGCCCCGCTACAGCCCCACCGTCGTCGACCACTTCACCAACCCGCGCAACCCCGGCGAGGTCGAGAACCCGGACGTCACCGCCTTCATCGGCAACCCCGTCTGCGGCGACCAGATCATGCTCACCGCCAACGTCACCGACGGCACCGTCACCGACATCCGATTCCGCGCCCACGGCTGCGCCGCCTCCCTGGCCACCGCCAGCGTCCTCACCGAAGCCCTTCTCTCCCAGCCCCTGGACTCCGTCGAGGGCTGGGACGACGAGCACGTGGAGATGCTGCTGGGACGGCTCTCACCCGACCAGCGCCACGTGAGCGCCCTCGGCCGCCAGGTCGCCCAGCGCCTCCTGCGCAACCACCGGGAAGGAGCAGCCGATGACGCACCCCTCGTCTGTTCCTAG